TTCTTGCCAGATCCACAAATAGTAATAGCAGCGTAGCATAGAGCATTACGGCAAACCAGAAGGCACCAAACCAGTGCAAGGAAATTGGTATGGGGTGATACCAAAACTTCTCAAGGATTCGTCCTGCTGGATATGCAAGGAATGCGATTACAATCAAAAAGACAAACCACGGACGCAGGGCCGGATAAAATTCCAGAGCCTGCCAGCCACGTATTCCGATGTAGAAATTTACAAGGGCATGAACCGATAAAACTATAATGAAAAACAATGGCATCTTAATGTAATTTAAAGTCAGGTTTATATAACCAAAACCTGGTGATAATTGTTTCGGGTTAGAAAGATACTAATTAAGTGCAAAATGGGAGTCCCCAGTGGGGCACTCCCATTTTACTAATTCCATTTACGGCCAATTCTGAGATCGTGAAAGCTTAATCATGTGTTTTTAATGATTCCGGCCAATGCAGCAAACCTTACTCTTTATTGTGCAAAGAGCGGGAAGTTCTTCATCATGGCGTTAACCTCGTGGTGGACTTCAGAGATAACCTTTTCGTCATCGGGGTTGGACAGAACGCGGTCGATAAAATCAACTATCGGTGCGATATGCTCTTCCTTAAGTCCACGTGTTGTAATGGCCGGGGTACCCAGACGGATTCCTGATGTTTGGAAAGGAGATCTGTCGTCGAATGGCACCATGTTCTTGTTGGCTGTGATGTCAGCAGCTACGAGGCTGTTTTCTGCCTTTTTACCAGTCAGGTCAGGGAACTTAGTACGGAGGTCAACCAGCATGCTGTGGTTGTCAGTTCCGCCTGAAATAATCTTGTATCCCTTTTCGGTAAGGAGTCTTGCCATTTCTGCGGCATTCCTTTGCACCTGTTTTTGATAAGCCTTGTACTCGGGTTGCAGTGCTTCGTAGAAAGAAACTGCCTTGGCTGCAATTACGTGTTCCAGTGGACCACCCTGAATTCCTGGGAATACGGCTGAGTCAAGCAATGATGACATCTTCCTGATTTCACCCTTCTTGGTAGTCTTGCCAAATGGATTGTCGAAGTCCTTACCCATAAGGATAATACCACCACGGGGACCTCTTAGGGTCTTGTGAGTGGTAGAGGTAACTATATGAGCGTATTTAACAGGATTCTTAAGCAAACCGGCAGCTATAAGACCGGCAGGGTGAGCCATGTCAATCATAAGAAGAGCACCTACCTTGTCGGCAATTGCACGCATACGTTCGTAATCCCAATCACGTGAATATGCAGAAGCACCGCCGATAATCAGTTTGGGTTTATGCTTGATTGCCAGTTCTTCCATCATATCGTAGTCAACCAGACCTGTATCTTCTTTTACACCATATGCAACTGGATTGTATAGCAAACCTGAGCTGTTAACCGGTGAACCGTGAGAAAGGTGTCCTCCATGAGCCAGGTCAAGACCCAAAAATGTGTCACCAGGATTCAGAACGGTCATCAGAACGGCCATATTAGCTTGAGCACCACTATGTGGTTGGACATTAGCCCACTCTGCATCAAACAATTCCTTCAGTCTTTCTATAGCAAGGCTTTCGCTTTGGTCAACGACCTGACAGCCCCCATAGTATCTGGCACCCGGAAGACCCTCGGCATATTTGTTGGTTAGCACTGAGCCCATAGCCTCAAGGACCTGTGGACTTACAAAGTTTTCCGATGCAATTAGTTCGATACCATTCATCTGACGCTGACGTTCCTTGTCAATCAGCTCAAAGATTTTTTCGTCTCTCTTCATGTCTTGATTTTAAATTGGTTGGGTCGTCGCTTCACCGAGGCTGAAGCGGGTGACAACTATGTCCAAAATTACACTACTCTTCCGAAAAGTGTATAAGTACTTTCCTATAAACTGAAAATATTTTCGACTTGGATACAAATCCAAGGTATTTACCATCTCTGACAACCGGCAGGTTCCATGCACCCGTGTCATCGAATTTCTTCATAACACTCTCCATTGGTTCGTCCTCTTCGATAAAGGCAGGTGGGAATGTCATCAGGCGCTTGACCTTGGTTGTAGTATATAGCTCATTGTTAAACATTATCTCCCTGATATCATCAAGTACAACCACACCAAGCAATTTCTGGTTTCTGTCTATTACAGGGAACAGGTTTCTCTTGGATTTCGCAATCACGTTTACAAGTTCACCAAGCGTCTGTTCCGGATAGATACACATAAAGTCAGTCTCAACTACCTTGTTGAGACGCATCAGTGTCAATACTGCCTTGTCCTTATGATGGGTAATCAGTTCGCCTCTCCGTGCAAGACGTTTTGTATAGATTGTGTGTGGCTCAAAATACTTGTGTGTAAGAAAGGATAGAGCAGACACCAGAATCAATGGAATAAACAGTGCATAGCCATTAGTTATCTCTGCAATAAGGAAGATTGCAGTCAGTGGTGCGTGCATAACCCCTGCCATCAGTGCAGCCATTCCAACAAGGGTAAAGTGTGCGACAGGCACATTAATGTTTAGCAGGTTGAGCAGCAATGCAAGCGAGTAACCTGTTACCGCACCGATAAACAAACTGGGTGCAAAGATACCCCCCACACCACCTCCGGCATTTGTAAAGGTCGAGGCCACGACCTTAAAGCCGATAATCATGATTAGTACCAGGAAGATAATTCCAATACTATCCTTGAATGAATAGAAGAATGAGTTTTTCAGAATGTTCTCGATACTCCCCGACAACATGGCTGTTATTGTATCATAACCTTCACCGTAGAGCGGAGGGAAGAGGAAGATCAACAAACTCAGAACCAGACCGCAGATCAGCCATTTTGTGAAGGGATTTTTGATCTTACCCATCCTTTTTTCAAGGTAAAAGGTGCCGTAAGTGACATAAAGGGAGACAAAACCTCCCAGTACTCCCAGTACAACATAATAGGGTAGGGCCCCAAGTTCAAACGGAGTATCCAGAATAAAAGTAAACTCAGCAGCCTTTCCGAGGAAAAAATAGGCAACCGATGCTGCACAAACAGCAGAAAGCAGCAAAGGAATTATCGAAGCAGCAGTAAGGTCCAGCATCAAGACCTCCAGAGTAAACATAAGGCCGGCCATGGGGGCTTTGAAAATACCTGCGATGGCACCTGCAGCTCCGCACCCGATAAGTATCGTGATGGTCTTGTAGTTCATGTGAAAGATACGGCCCAGGTTCGAACCGATGGATGCTCCAGTAAGGACTATCGGCGCCTCGGCTCCTACCGAGCCGCCGAAGCCAATGGTGAGGCTACTGCCTATTACAGAGGTGAATGAGTTATGAGGTTTGATATTACTGTCTTTTTTCGATATCGCATAAAGGATCTTGGTTACCCCGTGACTGATGTCGTCTTTTACGATATATCTGACAAAGAGCATTGTGATGAAGATTCCTGCCATTGGATAGAGCAGGTAGAGGTAGTTCCAGCTCGTAAAATCAAATCCCTCAGTAAGTAAATTGTGAATTACGTGGATTGCGTTTTTTAGAATCACTGCTGCTAGTCCGCTGCAGAGTCCCACAATCATGGCAAGTATAAGCAGGAAGCTTTGATGCGAGATGTTCTTAACTCGCCATATTACGAAGCGATTGAACTGATTCCTTATGGTTTCAATAAGCAGCATTGTCTTTCTTTGGCGATGCGAATTTAGGCCTATTTTGGGTTTTATGCAAAACTGATGTTGGTGATATTAAGCTCTTTTAAGATAAATATTGACACTGTCTGCAACCTGAATCCATATTTAACTGTTATTAGTGTTGGAATTAAGCGTTTACTGAACTAAATTGAGAGATGCTCAACTAAACCCGTATATGTCAGACAGTAAATCACTTATATTGTTGGTAGATGACAGTCGTCTGAGCATTGAGATACTCAAGGATATTCTGCTAAAGCATTATCGCCTTCTAATAGCCGAGAATGGATTGGAGGCGTTGAAGCTGGCCTGTGGAGATCCGCGGCCTGACCTGATACTGATGGATGTCGTCATGCCTGGTATAGACGGGTTTGAAACATGCAGACGGCTGAAAACTATGCCCGAGTGCTGTGATATTCCGGTGATCTTCCTGACTTCCCAAACCACCGGTGAGAACATAATACAAGGCTTTGATGCCGGGGCTGTTGATTATATTCCTAAGCCTTTTAACATACCTGAATTGCTGGTAAGAGTAAGGAATCACCTGACACTTAAGTTTGCCCGGGATCAAAACGAAAGGTTGATGGAAAAGGTTGAGACCATCAACAGCAAGTTGACTGCGGGCATCCGCTATGCCCGCAAGATACAGTCTGCAAGCCTTCCCGATGCAGCACTGATGAAGAGTCTACTGCCACCCCATTTTGTTTTCCTGCAACCAAAAGAAATTGTAAGTGGTGACTTTTATTGGGTAGGTGAGGTCGAGGACAATGTTGTTGTGGTGGTTGCCGACAGTACAGGACATGGAGTCCCTGGAGCCTTTATGAGCATGTTTGGCATGGCCCAGATTAATCAGATAGTGGCTGTGCAAAAGATATGTACACCTTCTGTTATATTAGACACGCTCAGGAAAGAGGTAATCAAGGCATTTAAGCAGACAGAAGCAAGTGAGATAAAGGATGGAATGGATATCTCGGTTATAAGCCTGAACCGGGAAAGCCGAACCATACAGTTTGCCGGCGCTTTCAACCCGCTTTACATGGTAAGGGGAGGGGTGCTGGAAGCTATACCTGCTGATTCTATGCCTATTTCTATTGGCTTGCGGTACAAGAGTTATACAAATCATGTACTTGAGTATCAGACTGGTGACTGTTTTTACATGGCATCAGACGGTTATGCCAGTCAGTTTGGTGGCCCCAACGACAAGAAGATTAAGACTTCCGGACTCAAGAAGCTGATGGTGGAGTATGCTCCTCTACCTATGGATGCCCAGAAAAAGGCCTTTACTTCATTCTTTGAAAACTGGAAAGGTAATGGCGAACAAACTGACGATGTACTGCTAATGGGACTTAGAATGGAATAACAAGCAGATTCAGATTCTGCCCTTTGCTTTTCAACTTCAAGGTTGAATTTCATCAGCCTTTCCCAGATCCTTATTTCAAATTTAACGAAGCAGTTTCGTTTGTAATCAACTGCAAAGATCAGGATGAGGTTGATTATTACTGGGAAGCTCTGACTTCAAATGGAGGTGAGGAGGGACCCTGCGGTTGGTGCAAGGACAAGTATGGACTCTCCTGGCAGGTTATTCCAATAGAGTATTACGAATTGGTCAACAGTGAGGATCCTGCTGTGAGGGAAAAAGCAATGAAAACCACCATGATGCAGACTAAGATAATTTTGTCGGAGCTGAAGTAGAGCACTTGTTCAATTCATGATGGAATGAAACCTAATTTCGGGATGCTTGTCTATGTAGCTCAAACAATCTATAGGCAGCAACAAGAGTCGCATGCCCACACAAATCGACCTCAAGGGTCGGTGTAAACCAGATGTCAAGGATACAAACAGCGGCTGGATTGCCTTTAATCTTGGCGGTCGGTGAAGGCATCCACCTGATAGAGATTCAGGGTTTTCATATTTTTCTTGATAGTTTTTCTATTGCTTCTATTTATTAGTCGGTTACGCAGCCCAATGATGCAGAGCTTACTGAACGTCGGAATTTCTTTAATATTCCTGTAAGTTGTGGGCCTTCAATTCGCTTCCAGAGTTTTCGACGCGCCTCCAGTTCCTCATCACTAAGTTTTACATTAATACTATTACTCGTAATATCAATACTTATTATATCTCCATTTTTAATCAGGCCAATTGGTCCCCCCTCATATGCTTCAGGTGTTATGTGTCCCACCACAAAACCGTGTGATCCTCCAGAAAAGCGACCGTCGGTTATTAGCGCAACTTCCTTACCTAACCCTGCGCCCATTACTGCACCAGTGGGCTTAAGCATTTCCGGCATCCCTGGTCCGCCTTTGGGGCCGCTATTACGAATCACGATGACTTCTCCCGGTTTTACCTCATTCTTAATTCCTTCAATAGCTTCAACTTCATTTTCGAAAACGCGGGCCGGGCCTTCAAAGCTTTCACCCTCTTTACCGGTAATTTTTGCAACGGCACCTTCTGGTGCCAGGTTGCCATAGAGAATTTGAAGGTGACCTGTTTTCTTGAGCGGGTTGCTCAGAGGTCGTATTATCTTTTGTCCGGATTTTAAATCTGGAACGTCCTCCAGATTTTCACCAAGAGTTTTTCCGGTAACTGTCATACAGTTGCCATCGAGTAGACCCTCTTTAAGCAAGAATTTCATAACAGCTGGGATGCCACCCACATTGTGCAGATCCTCCATGAGGTATTCCCCACTGGGCTTGAGGTCGGCCAGATAGGGCACCCTATCACTAATGGCCTGGAAATCGTCGATACCTAGCTGAACATCTACTGCCTTAGCCATGGCAATAAGGTGAATCACAGCGTTAGTTGAACCTCCAAGAGCCATTATAAGGGCAATAGCATTTTCAAATGCCTTGCGGGTCATAATATCACGTGGCTTCAGATCTTTTTCCAATAAGAGCAGCACTGTCTTAGCAATTCGTGATGCTTCATTTTGCTTTTCCGGACTTACAGCTGGGTTTGACGAAGAATAGGGAAGGCTCATACCCATACATTCAATGGCTGCTGCCATTGAATTGGCGGTGTACATACCTCCGCATGCACCGGCACCTGGAATACTGTGTTTTATGATTCCCTTGTAGTCGAAGTCTGAGATATTTCCTCGCAAACGTTCTCCATATGCCTCAAAAGCAGATACAATATTTAGGTCCTTCCCTTTCCACGAGCCTTTCATCACTGTTCCCCCATACATCATTAGCCCCGGTCGGTTCAATCGTCCCATGGCAATTAAGGCTCCGGGCATATTCTTATCGCAACCCACTATGGGTACTACAGCATCGTAGAATTGTGCTGACACAACTGTTTCAATAGAGTCGGCAATAAGTTCACGTGAGGGGAGGGAGTACATCATGCCTGTAGTTCCGTTTGTAATGCCGTCGCTAACCCCTATTGTGTGAAATATAAGGCCGTAGAGGTTATCCTGACGGTCAATTTCCTTTTTGAGGGCTGTTGCCAGGTCGTTGAGATGCATGTTACATGGGTTGCCCTGAAAGCCCGTACTTACTATGCCGATCTGGGCTTTTTTCTGGTCATTATCGTCCATGCCAATTGCATGAAGCATGGCTTGTGCAGCAGGGAGGCTGTCGTCCTGAGTAATAAGGCGGCTGTATTTATTAAGCTTATGTGACATAGTTGTTATGTGAGATTATATTTCTTATATGACAAGTAAGCTAAGCCTTTTGTTGCACATATTAAAGACTAATTTGTCTGCAAAAATGTTTTTTATAACCCATTGCCGTGTTATTGAGAATACTAATCGAAAACGTTTATCTATATAACATTCTATCGATATCACTGCCTGCATACCAGCTACTCACAAGTAAACCACAGCGTAACCTTTACTTCCTGGCCCGAATAATCGGTGCCCGTCAGCGTTTTGGTGGTAGAGCCCGTAACATTGCCCTGACTGTCGAGACTCGAGTCAGTAATGGTATGCTCCAGTTTCTTTAGCGTGGACTGTGTATGGTAGGTTCCGGTTGTCTCGTAACTATGGGCCTTATCCGAGATATTGGATATCGGACCAGTAATAAAGTTGAACACGTCCTCAACTACCATGTGGTGCATTTCTTCTGTACGGCGGTAGGTATTGGCTGCATGGGGGACGTTCTCATAATCGTAGTAAGCCCCCCAGGATGAGGTCGTTTCAGTACTTTGCATGATTTCCATTCTACCAGTGATAAGGTTGTAGAAAATGCTCTGGCGCTTCTTCCATTCTTTGATAGTATTTGGCAAAGCCTTGCCATTTGTGATGTCAATACGCTCGTTAAATGAGGTTTCTATTACTACTGTAGAATCATTTAGCATACGCTTTGTACGGTTGTAATCGTTCAACTCCCAGGCATAGCTCAAAGTCAGGTTGCGCCAGATATCCATGCGTCCCGTTACAATAAAGGCTCCCTTACTGCCATCGTCGTAATGGTGGATTGCCTGGTCGCTGACGTTTGCGTACAGCAAGGCATCGATATTGATGACCGGTGTAGCGGTCAGTTTTATGTCCGCCGAAAAGTTGGCCGACAGGGCCACCACATCGGGGCACTTTTGGTTGACAAAGAGCAGGAGGGCCATGTGCTGAAAGTTTTTTTCGGCTTCCTCTGTGCGGGCATCCAGTATAACGGCGTAGTTGGTAGAGTCCGATAAGTCCTCAAAGACCATGCGTTTCGCCTCATGATCCCACCAGCCGTAATACACCATTTCCTCCGGGTTCTTTTCGTCCCGCCGCTCGTAGTTGACGACCAGACTGCGGTCGGCCGTCTGGTTGTGCAGCAGCACCACGCGTGAGGCGAGGTGCGGCACGGTAAATTGCAAGACCTCCTCCCTGGGTACATCGTCGCCAGAGGTGAAGAGCCAGGACGCATGGGTTGCGAAAGTGCCTTTGTTTTCGGAGCCTGCATTGCTAATCAGCGGGGTAAAAGGATTTCCGCCGGCGGTATTGATGATGGTGAAATTCTCGTTTTTACCCTCCAGCAGGTAGCGCACCCAGGCATCGTACTCCTTGCCAATGGTCGATCCCAGGTCGCTTTGTATTTGACTGTTGAGATAGGTCCGCCAGCTCCAATTGGTGATGATGCCCAGACTCAGCAGATGTTCTCTCAGTATTTTTGCCACGTTGAGCGGAGTCCCGTTTCGATAGCTGCGCATGTAGTGCAAAAAGGCACTCGAAGTATTGGCATCGGCCGAGTTGATGGTGAACTTTTCTGCCAGTGAAAACAGGCTCGCTGTCCCCGCATCCCACGAAGTCCCCAGCAAATCGTAAATGCTGAGACCGTTCTTTGTGCTCGTCAAAGCCCCCATCAGATTAAGTTCCGGCTCCGTATCCTCCATTTCATCTGCAGTCCACACCAGCCGGTCGGCCAGCGGCGCGTGTGCCTCGGCAAAGAAATAATTGCCGGCCACAACGTTAAAGTATCCATGTTGGGTATAATGCATATACTCGTGTGCCAGAGTCCTTCGCACATCATCGGTCTCATAGGCATAGGACGAGTTGAGGTAGAAATATCCTTCAGCGTAACCCGACATTGTGATGTAGCCTAAGGCATCCCCGGATCCTAAAATTCTATTAACAATGCCGGATCCGGTATCACCCACATAGACAATAAACTTGCGAAGGCCCATGTATGGCAATCCTGCTCCTTCAAAGGCATCCATGATCTCCTTCATGTAGTGGGCCACATCCTGAACCAGATAGGGAGTACCATCCTGATCGGGATCTGTGTTGCTGTCATGCCAGGGCTTTGTCCCACCTTTGGCGATATTGAGTAAATAATAGGCATGGTATTGGCCATCTTCCTTAGAGTGAGGTTTATAACGGTAAATAACCTTCACACGGTCGTTCTCAAAGCTATGCGTGTAAGACCCGTGTTGTATTTCCCACCAGCCTAGCTTCGTAAGGTGGAAGGTTTTAAAGTACAGCTCATTCTTACCCATTATTAAGCCCCCCTCATTATAGGCTTCCCATTTTTGCTCAGCTTCATTAAAGAATACCGGACGGTAATTGGGAATATCTTTGTCATCAATGCCCTCAACGTCGATATTCTTCAGTTTTATTTCCAGGGGTAAGGTAAATACAGAGCCAAAGCTAACAGTAAGGTCATATACCGAGCCCATCCGGTGGCCCTCAGGGGCTGCCGGAGGATTCTCCAGCTTAGTAATCACCAGCCGGAAATCACCCTGGGATAATCCTTTTGGTAAAGTCACTTCAATACTGTCCACCTCCACAGTAAAATCCTCAAGGTCTACATTAACTATTTCATCAAAGAGGGTTTGTCCCAAAGATGAGACCTTCAAAGGCGTTCCATACAAGGGATCGCAATTATTCTCCTCAAGCACACAACGATACCAGGCTGTAGTCATCGGTTCCAGCACCAGTTGCGTACTACTGTAGCTGACGACATTGACTGCCAGGTCGTTTTGGCTCATCTGCCCGTCTATACGATACCAGGTGGTACCATCTACAGAAGCCTCCCAGGCTATGTCGCCCCTTGTGCTGAAAGGAGGCACCAGAACCACCCTGCGGTCATTAAGGCTGGCATTGGGAATCTGCTGTAGATCCAGTACCACGCTTTCGGGGTAGCTTGCTTCGAGTTGCTCCTGCTCTGTCATTGGCAGCACTGTAATAGCTTGGGTGTTCAAATAGTTTAACAATGGGGATCTCTCCGGATTCCCCTGAAATTCCCAATCGTACCTTGGTGCCTCGTCATTGAAAATCTTGCAGTAGTATCGTTGGGCTTTGTCACCTTCAGACATCTCAATTGTCAGTACAGGACTCTCGTTTTTGAAAAAGTCCTCGTTGTGGAAAGTATAATCCCATTGTTCAGGATACTTCATCCAGTAATAACGGTTTCCCGGATGGTCCATACCCGTAAGCTCCCTGATGTCGATGTGGATGCTTTCTCCCGCCGGTACCTTAAAAAGACTGTCGCGCAACAAAACCTCTTTTTGGTTGCCCAGCCCTTGCTGGTAGGCATCCCCTTCCGGGATGTTTTCATAGCGCAGTCGGTTCCAGCCCATAAACAGGGTGTGGTCGCCCTGCAAAAAGGCAAGGGGAATGTTGTCGCTGAGTTCGTTGTTGTTGAGTTTCAGCAGCGCAGGGACCCTAAAGCCATCAACGCCCGCGGGCAGTCGTTCAATGCGGTTGTGGCTGAGGTCCAACTCTTCCAGCTTACGCAAGTTGCACAGCTCTTCGGGAAAGACCGTAAGGCGGTTGTGCGACAGATTCAGCACCCTTAAGTCTCGCCAGGCCCCAAAGTTAGTGGGTAGGGTCGCAATAGCATTATTGGCCGCCTGCAGTATCTTGAGTCCACTCAGTTGCTGCAAGCCCTCCGGGAGACTTGTAAGTTGGTTGTTGTTCAGGTTGATGTTTGTAAGGCCTTGTAATTGCCCAATTTCATCGGGCAGACTGCTGAATTGGTTGTCCTGAAAAGGCAGGCGAGATAGTCGGCTCAGCGCCCCCAGTTCGGGTGGAATGGCACCCTCCAGCAGGTTGTTTTGCAAATCAAGCACCAGCAGCTCCCGGCAGTTGCCCAGCGAAGCCGGAATTTCTCCACTGAAACGGTTGTTTGCCAAATGGAGTCCGATCAACCCGGTCAGTTCGCCCAGCGACTCAGGAAGCGGCCCCTCCAGCCGATTGCCGTCCAGGTAAATGCTTTGTAAAGCACTGAGTCGCCCAATGTCTATGGGCAGTCCACCTTCTATTCCACATGAGGATATAGTAAGGGAACGTAGTTTGCTTAGATTTGTAATTGATGTGGGCAGCGTCCCACTCAAGTTGTTATCATACAAATAGATCTCGCGCAGATTGCCAAGTTGTCCCAATGCCTCCGGTAAAGGCCCTTCCAGCAGGTGCGAAATGTCGATGCTTTCCAGCTTTTGCAGCTGCACGAGCTTTTCCGACAACTGTCCTTTTAGCGTGCTGCCGTACACTGCATCCAGGGTCAGCTCCCGCAACTGTGGTAAATCGTACAGCGCATCCGGCAGTGTGCCGTGTAATTTTCCGGTGACATATAGGGTGCGCAATTCGCTGAGTTGGCCGAGTTCCTCAGGCAGGTAGCCCTCAAAGGGATCGTTGTAACGGTCAATTTTAAGGCCCACCACCCGTCCGTTCATCACCAGTACCCCCGGCCACCTAATCACAGGCAATTGGAGGTCCCAGTCCAAGGCTCCCCCAAAAGCTTCGTTGATAGCCAAGAGAGCCAGAGAATCAGTCTCGTTGACAGTAATGGGCTCAGGAGATAAATAAACGGCCTGAGCAACGTTGGCAAAGAATTCCTTATTTCCGGTAAGTATAGTGTCGCTACTTAAAAGATCAAAGTAACCGTTGTAGGCGCCTCCCCAGCCAAAGTTCACGTGAAAACGTCCATCGCTGTCCATTCCGTCCACAACCACGGCATGATATGCACTCTTGCCAGGTATTACAACATATATTGGTCGTTCCTGCTCCAGTTCATTTTGCATGTACCACGATTGGGTGCTGCTCATATGCATATGGTAGCCAAAATTGTTTTGCATTACCCATTCGTAATTGGGACGCCCGGGTGCACTACCGATCATCTCATATGACAAGCAATATTGCATTTCCATTGCTATACCCAACTGAAGTGACAAGGCTTCATAGTCATCCTCTGTCATAGTATTCCAGTCGTAGTAGCTGTTTTCCATATCGGTACATAGTTGCCCTATGACCGGATGGTTATAGCAGTGAGAGCCCTTACCTTTTGCCGGGTATTGATGGTAAGCCATTATTTGTAAGAAAGCCGTAGCCGCACAGCCTGTAGCACAGTTTCCTGTTTCAGGATGCAGAAACTGGTTGAGTGCTATACCACGTTGATCCAACA
The genomic region above belongs to Xiashengella succiniciproducens and contains:
- the glyA gene encoding serine hydroxymethyltransferase; translation: MKRDEKIFELIDKERQRQMNGIELIASENFVSPQVLEAMGSVLTNKYAEGLPGARYYGGCQVVDQSESLAIERLKELFDAEWANVQPHSGAQANMAVLMTVLNPGDTFLGLDLAHGGHLSHGSPVNSSGLLYNPVAYGVKEDTGLVDYDMMEELAIKHKPKLIIGGASAYSRDWDYERMRAIADKVGALLMIDMAHPAGLIAAGLLKNPVKYAHIVTSTTHKTLRGPRGGIILMGKDFDNPFGKTTKKGEIRKMSSLLDSAVFPGIQGGPLEHVIAAKAVSFYEALQPEYKAYQKQVQRNAAEMARLLTEKGYKIISGGTDNHSMLVDLRTKFPDLTGKKAENSLVAADITANKNMVPFDDRSPFQTSGIRLGTPAITTRGLKEEHIAPIVDFIDRVLSNPDDEKVISEVHHEVNAMMKNFPLFAQ
- a CDS encoding chloride channel protein: MLLIETIRNQFNRFVIWRVKNISHQSFLLILAMIVGLCSGLAAVILKNAIHVIHNLLTEGFDFTSWNYLYLLYPMAGIFITMLFVRYIVKDDISHGVTKILYAISKKDSNIKPHNSFTSVIGSSLTIGFGGSVGAEAPIVLTGASIGSNLGRIFHMNYKTITILIGCGAAGAIAGIFKAPMAGLMFTLEVLMLDLTAASIIPLLLSAVCAASVAYFFLGKAAEFTFILDTPFELGALPYYVVLGVLGGFVSLYVTYGTFYLEKRMGKIKNPFTKWLICGLVLSLLIFLFPPLYGEGYDTITAMLSGSIENILKNSFFYSFKDSIGIIFLVLIMIIGFKVVASTFTNAGGGVGGIFAPSLFIGAVTGYSLALLLNLLNINVPVAHFTLVGMAALMAGVMHAPLTAIFLIAEITNGYALFIPLILVSALSFLTHKYFEPHTIYTKRLARRGELITHHKDKAVLTLMRLNKVVETDFMCIYPEQTLGELVNVIAKSKRNLFPVIDRNQKLLGVVVLDDIREIMFNNELYTTTKVKRLMTFPPAFIEEDEPMESVMKKFDDTGAWNLPVVRDGKYLGFVSKSKIFSVYRKVLIHFSEE
- a CDS encoding response regulator is translated as MSDSKSLILLVDDSRLSIEILKDILLKHYRLLIAENGLEALKLACGDPRPDLILMDVVMPGIDGFETCRRLKTMPECCDIPVIFLTSQTTGENIIQGFDAGAVDYIPKPFNIPELLVRVRNHLTLKFARDQNERLMEKVETINSKLTAGIRYARKIQSASLPDAALMKSLLPPHFVFLQPKEIVSGDFYWVGEVEDNVVVVVADSTGHGVPGAFMSMFGMAQINQIVAVQKICTPSVILDTLRKEVIKAFKQTEASEIKDGMDISVISLNRESRTIQFAGAFNPLYMVRGGVLEAIPADSMPISIGLRYKSYTNHVLEYQTGDCFYMASDGYASQFGGPNDKKIKTSGLKKLMVEYAPLPMDAQKKAFTSFFENWKGNGEQTDDVLLMGLRME
- a CDS encoding VOC family protein gives rise to the protein MLFNFKVEFHQPFPDPYFKFNEAVSFVINCKDQDEVDYYWEALTSNGGEEGPCGWCKDKYGLSWQVIPIEYYELVNSEDPAVREKAMKTTMMQTKIILSELK
- a CDS encoding PhzF family phenazine biosynthesis protein is translated as MPSPTAKIKGNPAAVCILDIWFTPTLEVDLCGHATLVAAYRLFELHRQASRN
- the ilvD gene encoding dihydroxy-acid dehydratase; this translates as MSHKLNKYSRLITQDDSLPAAQAMLHAIGMDDNDQKKAQIGIVSTGFQGNPCNMHLNDLATALKKEIDRQDNLYGLIFHTIGVSDGITNGTTGMMYSLPSRELIADSIETVVSAQFYDAVVPIVGCDKNMPGALIAMGRLNRPGLMMYGGTVMKGSWKGKDLNIVSAFEAYGERLRGNISDFDYKGIIKHSIPGAGACGGMYTANSMAAAIECMGMSLPYSSSNPAVSPEKQNEASRIAKTVLLLLEKDLKPRDIMTRKAFENAIALIMALGGSTNAVIHLIAMAKAVDVQLGIDDFQAISDRVPYLADLKPSGEYLMEDLHNVGGIPAVMKFLLKEGLLDGNCMTVTGKTLGENLEDVPDLKSGQKIIRPLSNPLKKTGHLQILYGNLAPEGAVAKITGKEGESFEGPARVFENEVEAIEGIKNEVKPGEVIVIRNSGPKGGPGMPEMLKPTGAVMGAGLGKEVALITDGRFSGGSHGFVVGHITPEAYEGGPIGLIKNGDIISIDITSNSINVKLSDEELEARRKLWKRIEGPQLTGILKKFRRSVSSASLGCVTD